One window of Vespula pensylvanica isolate Volc-1 chromosome 13, ASM1446617v1, whole genome shotgun sequence genomic DNA carries:
- the LOC122633932 gene encoding nucleotide exchange factor SIL1: MHTNIRLYSFLLYFHLFVFTRSEKNESVFVPSREWQTIKKGEPIPGGLHVRHNFQTGVTEAKLMDDEETKEKDFNENTNQSHSKSLILHPDKTLLESEDDESVKSTKTKESEALKVPIMELKARLKKIKESVTDLPSEINDESTQAKMMQKLRAYETLKEELKAAKINITTDAEVLNTLFKKFQLYKVPMHTSSLLNIEIEIILDILNGFEYLIHQIDTARLFADMEGISNIILPCLNSTYNEIKAEALRLLGAAVQSNPKVQAKALEKDLMQKLLHILSTNNKIFVKSRCLFALSALVRQFPAAQKALLDHGGLEIFGKILNNNQLQTQLKVMRLINDLIVERQDIEKISDIRQRNAKAKEYAATDLEQKLLMHRYCKYLYDLMIKSFKYELRDQNEIDNYELLEVVSESMIMINPICKNEVYMDKHMLLQVINDMLNLYQNLSGTVESDDADIINNQIQLIKKLKIVFEMSLHEEL; this comes from the exons ATGCATACTAATATACGATTGTACtcatttcttctctatttccatttatttgtttttacgcgttcggaaaaaaacgaaagtgtTTTTGTACCATCACGTGAATGGCAAACTATTAAAAaag GTGAACCGATACCAGGAGGATTACATGTAAGGCATAACTTTCAAACTGGAGTTACAGAAGCTAAATTAATGGATGACGaggaaacaaaggaaaaagattttaatgaaaataccAATCAATCTCATTCAAAATCATTGATATTACACCCGGATAAAACATTGCTCGAGTCGGAGGATGATGAATCTGTGAAATCTACAAAAACTAAAGAATCGGAAGCATTAAAAGTTCCAATTATGGAATTAAAAGCTAGATTGAAGAAGATTAAAGAAAGCGTAACTGATTTGCCATctgaaataaat GATGAAAGTACACAGGCTAAAATGATGCAGAAATTGAGAGCCTATGAAACattgaaagaagaattaaaagcagctaaaattaatattaccacAGATGCCGAAGTTTTGAACACTTTATTcaagaaatttcaattatacaAAGTTCCCATGCATACATCTTCTTTATTGAATATAGAAATTGAAATCATTTTGGATATACTTAATGGTTTTGAATATTTGATTCATCAAATTGACACTGCTCGTTTATTTGCTGATATGGAAGG GATAAGTAACATCATATTACCATGTTTGAATAGCACatacaacgaaataaaagcGGAAGCCTTAAGGCTTTTAGGTGCTGCTGTTCAATCAAATCCAAAAGTACAAGCGAAAgcattagaaaaagatttgatgCAGAAACTTCTACACATATTATCaacaaacaataaaatttttgtaaagtCCAGATGTCTCTTTGCATTGAGTGCCTTAGTACGTCAGTTCCCGGCTGCTCAGAAAGCATTGCTTGATCATGGTGGTTTAgaaatttttggaaaaattttgAACAACAATCAGTTACAAACACAATTAAAAGTTATGAGACTTATTAATGATTTGATCGTCGAAAGgcaagatatagaaaaaatttctgaTATTAGACAACGTAATGCGAAAGCAAAAGAATATGCTGCCACGGATCTTGAACAAAAATTACTAATGCATAgatattgcaaatatttatacgatttaatgATCAAAAGTTTCAAGTATGAGCTTCGTgatcaaaatgaaattgacAATTATGAATTACTAGAAGTTGTAAGTGAAAGtatgattatgattaatcCCATATGTAAAAACGAAGTTTACATGGACAAACATATGCTTCTACAAGTTATAAACGATATGTTAAatctttatcaaaatttaagTGGAACTGTAGAATCAGATGACGCGGACATAATCAATAATCAGATACAactgattaaaaaattgaagataGTCTTTGAAATGTCATTGCACGAAGAATTGTAA
- the LOC122633935 gene encoding complement component 1 Q subcomponent-binding protein, mitochondrial has product MNCLVRNLLRGSAIKNILFSTSNNVSMNNNLYRTLWNMCNRQNDAIISFAVPKIQNSQIYGYECNRNAHTKAEKELVEFLAEEIVAEKKAQKLKTIPTELDGFKVSLDSAEVTLEKKNRNEEIRISFNINHTVDSNSEPEIDPQSDNADIGEMKSKPSFTVDIIRGNQTLGFTCSFNSEPGASGADDSYNDIFGIDEITFYEGEHSDKVYAVAGEIIDGYLYDLLMNYLEEKGISNGFAEKIIELSTNYEHTAYVSLLEGLSKFTSNK; this is encoded by the exons atgaattgtTTAGTAAGGAATCTACTTCGTGGTTCtgccattaaaaatattttattttcaacttcTAACAATGTTTCAAtgaacaataatttatatcgaacatTGTGGAACATGTGCAACCGGCAAAACGATGCTATAATATCATTTGCTGTTCCGAAAATTCAGAATTCACAAATTTATGGTTACGAATGTAATAGAAATGCTCATACTaaag cGGAGAAGGAATTAGTAGAGTTCTTGGCTGAAGAGATAGTTGCAGAAAAGAAAGCCcagaaattaaaaacgattccAACAGAATTAGATGGTTTTAAGGTATCTCTGGATAGTGCCGAAGTTACActtgagaagaaaaatcgaaatgaaga AATTAGAATTTCGTTCAATATAAATCATACGGTAGATTCTAATTCTGAACCAGAAATTGATCCTCAAAGTGATAACGCAGATATTGGAGAAATGAAAAGCAAACCATCGTTTACCGTAGATATTATAAGAGGAAATCAAACTTTAGGATTTACGTGTTCATTTAATAGCGAACCAGGAGCATCCGGAGCTGATGATAGCTACA ATGACATTTTTGGTATCGatgaaataactttttatgAAGGAGAACACAGCGATAAAGTGTATGCAGTTGCTGGTGAAATTATCGATGGT TATCTATACGATCTCTTGATGAATTATCTCGAAGAGAAGGGTATTTCAAATGGATTTGCTGAAAAAATCATCGAACTTAGTACAAATTATGAACATACAGCATATGTTAGTTTATTAGAAGGTCTTTCAAAATTTACCTCTAACAAATAA
- the LOC122633734 gene encoding uncharacterized protein LOC122633734 encodes MSQPTLNSSFSGINFVGMNRGSRLSYTSLRAPSGDNSINEEERLSTPNVHRLGGSAGENISTVDNGSRFSQPDVRRFALRQDVPAKRERLSQPTLLSGDYYPNRGQQRLSQPCLSTVRDSGIPTMILQSPSPPPMKHKRFSPISAATHRERLSQLDIGGKYRNWKDLSNSTVKFNRDRFSIPELETQNDLKLMAGTPKQRYSLDSQLTRNQDSGRSRLLPIASSPISEHQQSKFEEITGTVNVGPNKLKTPTRECLESVIVASTTPILPSGDRRILDSTIALRSISPTAISSITTSTSTSITTNATMAMIKGISTTVLPPRERMSVPEIRNSSLRRLLDPPTRQRHSITGNLRQCLLSPSKVHDITRKPYKFSIDEALEKLKKEKEKEKDKDKDKDKENVKEKEKENIIGNESDFDIIQPPKHIQRHYSYTYDMNDEGTSIGKISVSSIPKKKFLESNFDENEQVITTVIETDVPVILGTPKYFKRMQAYSSETPKWIRKYLDSSDGPKFGKKSTTGSGNKDSSKSSRKGSRRKSSLESIEAEKKPENKTRSKSVSSGERSPMMKSTGISQEFMNNIKNTYVRIVPTSNMQENRYEIAVGSSWTQGNDNRGSYGIVDGDDTDSDDSTSI; translated from the coding sequence ATGTCACAGCCGACCTTGAATTCGAGTTTCAGCGGCATCAATTTCGTTGGTATGAATCGTGGCTCGCGTTTATCTTATACGAGTTTGAGGGCACCTTCAGGCGACAATAGTATAAACGAGGAGGAGAGACTTTCAACGCCTAACGTCCATCGACTTGGTGGTAGCGCCGGTGAGAATATATCCACGGTTGATAATGGCTCGAGATTCTCACAACCAGATGTCAGACGTTTTGCTCTACGTCAGGATGTACCAGCTAAACGCGAAAGACTCTCTCAACCTACGCTTCTATCTGGCGACTATTATCCAAATCGTGGACAACAAAGATTGTCCCAACCATGTTTGTCAACCGTCAGAGATTCTGGTATACCAACGATGATACTAcaatcaccatcaccacctcCCATGAAACACAAAAGATTTTCACCGATTTCTGCAGCCACTCATAGAGAACGTCTGTCCCAATTGGATATTGGCGGGAAGTATAGAAACTGGAAGGATCTCTCTAACTCTACGGTAAAATTCAATCGTGATAGATTCTCGATACCAGAATTGGAAACTCAGAATGATTTGAAATTGATGGCTGGTACACCTAAACAAAGATACAGTCTTGACAGTCAATTGACGCGTAATCAGGATAGTGGGAGGTCGAGATTATTACCGATAGCTAGCTCTCCGATCTCCGAACATCAACAGAGCAAGTTCGAAGAGATTACTGGTACGGTAAATGTCGGACCTAATAAATTGAAGACACCTACGCGTGAATGTTTGGAAAGTGTTATTGTCGCTAGCACAACGCCTATATTGCCATCGGGAGATCGCAGAATACTCGACTCTACGATAGCCCTTAGATCTATCTCACCTACGGCCATTTCATCTATAACAACATCAACGTCTACGTCGATAACTACAAACGCAACAATGGCTATGATTAAAGGTATATCAACAACTGTCTTACCACCTAGAGAAAGAATGTCTGTACCAGAGATCAGAAACTCGAGCTTACGTCGTTTGTTGGATCCACCGACTAGACAGAGACACAGCATAACAGGTAATCTTAGACAATGTCTACTTTCACCTAGCAAAGTCCATGACATAACGAGGAAACcttacaaattttctatcgacgaagctttggaaaaattaaaaaaagaaaaagaaaaggagaaggataaagataaagacaaggataaagaaaacgttaaagaaaaagagaaagaaaatatcatagGCAACGAGTCTGATTTCGATATAATCCAACCCCCGAAACACATTCAACGTCATTATTCTTATACTTATGACATGAACGACGAAGGTACTTCCATTGGTAAGATCTCAGTGAGTAGTATAcctaagaagaaatttttagaGAGTAACTTCGATGAGAATGAACAAGTTATCACAACTGTTATAGAAACTGATGTACCAGTTATATTAGGTACgccgaaatatttcaaaagaatgcAAGCTTATTCGAGTGAGACACCTAAATGGATCAGAAAGTATCTAGATAGTAGCGACGGTCCTAAATTTGGTAAGAAAAGTACAACGGGCTCTGGTAACAAGGACAGCTCGAAATCTAGCAGGAAAggtagtagaagaaaaagttctTTGGAATCGATCGAAGCCGAAAAGAAACCAGAGAATAAAACTCGATCGAAATCAGTAAGTAGCGGCGAAAGAAGTCCGATGATGAAGAGCACCGGTATCAGTCAAGAATTCATgaacaatattaaaaacacTTACGTTAGAATCGTGCCAACCAGCAATATGCAAGAGAACAGATATGAAATAGCCGTTGGATCGAGTTGGACTCAAGGTAATGACAATCGTGGATCTTATGGTATTGTTGATGGTGATGATACCGATTCGGATGATTCTACCTCTATTTAA